Proteins encoded together in one Streptomyces sp. NA04227 window:
- a CDS encoding FAD-binding oxidoreductase encodes MKRPTQHVPEMAWNAWGDPAAAQELDAATRQLIVETLGISSAAPARVTEAALALRPSALPGKALTALAEVVGVEHVHTDEPTRLRHTGGKSTPDLLRRRAGEVAEAPDAVLTPAGHDEVQGILDVCAQHGIAVVPFGGGTSVVGGVEPFRGDFPAVISLDLRRLDALLALDEESGTATLEAGLRTPEAEELLGAEGHTLGHFPQSFEFASIGGYAATRSSGQFSAGYGRFDAMVTALKVATPRGTVTLDRGPATAAGPDLRQLFLGSEGVFGVITEVTVRVRRVPESRVEESWAFPTFAAGTAAVRELAQAGGLPTAIRISDETETFINAAIAGGQAPEGCQSVVHFEGSAAQVERRRSEVAEVLERHGARRIASESAQTWRRSRFTAPYLRDSLLDAGVLAETLETVTSWSGLHELRESVTRALTENLPQESGSPVVYCHLSHAYHSGASLYFTVAADATDDPQGRWAVAKRAASDAIAAAGGSITHHHAVGMDHRPWMEAEIGPLGVEVLAAVKRTLDPSGILNPGKLIPEDV; translated from the coding sequence ATGAAGCGACCCACTCAGCACGTGCCCGAGATGGCCTGGAACGCCTGGGGCGATCCGGCCGCCGCGCAGGAACTCGACGCGGCCACCCGGCAGTTGATCGTCGAGACCCTCGGGATCAGCAGCGCCGCCCCCGCCCGCGTAACGGAGGCGGCGCTCGCCCTGCGGCCCAGCGCGCTGCCGGGCAAGGCGCTCACGGCGCTCGCCGAGGTGGTCGGCGTGGAGCACGTGCACACCGACGAGCCCACGCGCCTGCGGCACACCGGCGGCAAGAGCACCCCGGACCTGCTGCGCCGCCGGGCCGGCGAGGTGGCCGAGGCTCCCGACGCCGTACTCACCCCCGCCGGGCACGACGAGGTGCAGGGCATCCTCGACGTCTGCGCGCAGCACGGCATCGCGGTCGTACCGTTCGGCGGCGGCACCAGCGTGGTGGGCGGGGTCGAGCCCTTCCGGGGCGACTTCCCGGCCGTGATCAGCCTGGATCTGCGGCGCCTCGACGCGCTCCTCGCCCTCGACGAGGAGTCCGGCACGGCCACGCTCGAGGCGGGTCTGCGCACCCCGGAGGCGGAGGAGCTGCTCGGCGCCGAGGGCCACACGCTCGGTCACTTCCCGCAGAGCTTCGAGTTCGCCTCCATCGGCGGATATGCGGCCACCCGCTCCTCGGGACAGTTCTCGGCGGGCTACGGCCGCTTCGACGCGATGGTCACGGCCCTGAAGGTGGCCACCCCGCGCGGCACCGTCACCCTCGACCGCGGCCCCGCCACCGCCGCGGGACCCGACCTGCGCCAGCTCTTCCTCGGCTCCGAGGGCGTGTTCGGCGTGATCACCGAGGTCACCGTACGCGTGCGCCGCGTCCCCGAGAGCCGGGTCGAGGAGTCCTGGGCGTTCCCCACGTTCGCGGCGGGCACCGCGGCGGTACGCGAGCTGGCCCAGGCTGGCGGGCTCCCCACGGCGATCCGCATCTCCGACGAGACGGAGACCTTCATCAACGCGGCCATCGCGGGCGGCCAGGCCCCCGAGGGCTGTCAGAGCGTCGTGCACTTCGAGGGGAGTGCCGCCCAGGTCGAGCGGCGGCGGTCCGAGGTGGCCGAGGTCCTCGAACGCCACGGCGCGCGCCGGATCGCCTCCGAGAGCGCCCAGACCTGGCGCCGCTCCCGGTTCACCGCTCCCTACCTGCGCGACTCCCTGCTCGACGCGGGTGTGCTCGCGGAGACCCTGGAGACCGTCACCTCCTGGTCCGGCCTGCACGAGCTGCGCGAGTCGGTGACCCGCGCGCTCACCGAGAACCTGCCCCAGGAGAGCGGCAGCCCGGTGGTGTACTGCCACCTCTCGCACGCCTACCACTCCGGCGCCTCGCTCTACTTCACGGTCGCCGCCGACGCGACGGACGACCCGCAGGGCCGCTGGGCGGTGGCCAAGCGCGCCGCGAGCGACGCGATCGCCGCGGCGGGCGGCTCGATCACCCACCACCACGCCGTCGGTATGGACCACCGGCCGTGGATGGAGGCGGAGATCGGCCCGCTGGGCGTGGAGGTCCTCGCCGCCGTCAAGCGCACCCTGGACCCGTCCGGGATCCTCAACCCCGGCAAGCTGATCCCGGAAGACGTATGA
- a CDS encoding arginine repressor yields the protein MSQPQDNDQAGPAVPQTRTARHRRIVDILNRQPVRSQSQLAKLLADDGLSVTQATLSRDLDELNAVKIRNTDGDLIYAVPSEGGFRTPRAPLGESAKEERMRRLSAELLISAEASANLVVLRTPPGAAQFLASAIDQAELHDILGTIAGDDTLMLISRDPAGGKALAEHLLRLAQNGHH from the coding sequence ATGAGCCAGCCGCAGGACAACGACCAGGCGGGGCCCGCGGTACCGCAGACCCGTACCGCACGCCACCGCAGGATCGTGGACATCCTCAACCGTCAACCGGTGCGCTCGCAGAGCCAGTTGGCCAAACTCCTCGCCGACGACGGGCTGAGCGTCACCCAGGCGACGCTCTCCCGGGACCTCGACGAGCTGAACGCGGTGAAGATCCGCAACACCGACGGCGACCTCATCTACGCGGTGCCGAGCGAGGGCGGATTCCGTACCCCGCGTGCCCCGCTCGGCGAGTCGGCGAAGGAGGAGCGGATGCGGCGCCTCTCGGCCGAACTGCTCATCTCGGCCGAGGCGTCCGCGAACCTCGTCGTGCTGCGCACGCCCCCGGGCGCGGCCCAGTTCCTCGCCTCCGCCATCGACCAGGCGGAACTGCACGACATCCTCGGCACCATCGCCGGGGACGACACCCTGATGCTCATCAGCCGGGACCCGGCGGGCGGCAAGGCCCTGGCGGAACACCTGCTGCGGCTCGCCCAGAACGGGCACCACTGA
- a CDS encoding TetR/AcrR family transcriptional regulator → MTPMRKSEDDILDAARECVEAFGVRRTTLTDVARRAKVSRPTVYRYWPDISSLVADLLTRELRAVFAASVAEATEATALARIVHGCTGTVGAVWHHSMFTRFIDSEADLLATYVFHRLGSSQLAALDLLRAQIAEGQRDGSVRPGDIEELSRIVLLTVQSITSSRRLVEDTLSEERLLASLAHLLDGYLNNRETA, encoded by the coding sequence ATGACGCCAATGCGTAAAAGTGAGGACGACATCCTGGATGCCGCGCGCGAGTGCGTGGAGGCCTTCGGGGTGCGCCGCACGACCCTGACCGACGTGGCGCGCAGGGCCAAGGTCAGCAGGCCCACCGTCTACCGCTACTGGCCCGACATCTCCTCGCTGGTCGCCGATCTGCTCACGCGCGAGCTGCGCGCCGTCTTCGCCGCCTCGGTGGCCGAGGCCACGGAGGCCACCGCGCTGGCCCGGATCGTCCACGGCTGCACCGGCACGGTCGGCGCCGTCTGGCACCACTCGATGTTCACGCGGTTCATCGACAGCGAGGCGGACCTGCTTGCCACCTACGTCTTCCACCGGCTCGGCTCCAGCCAGCTCGCCGCGCTCGACCTGCTCCGCGCCCAGATCGCCGAGGGCCAGCGGGACGGCTCGGTGCGCCCCGGCGACATCGAGGAGCTCTCCCGCATCGTGCTCCTCACGGTGCAGTCGATCACCTCCTCGCGCCGCCTGGTCGAGGACACCCTGAGCGAGGAGCGGCTGCTCGCCTCGCTGGCCCACCTGCTCGACGGCTACCTGAACAACCGGGAGACCGCCTGA
- a CDS encoding pyridoxamine 5'-phosphate oxidase family protein, with product MGKTHARIDGRLREFIEAQPMFFTATAPLAGDGTINLSPKGLTGSFVVLDELTVAYLDFAGSNAETIAHLRENGRITLMWCAFQGPPNIVRVHGRGEPVFRDDPRFDALLARFPDIDPEPHGLRAIIVVGAELIRDTCGYAVPFMAYEEDRDLHAKRFAREDDASLSAYFAKKEYIATSMDGLPGLPLPLPPRSV from the coding sequence ATGGGTAAAACACACGCACGCATAGACGGCCGGCTGCGCGAGTTCATCGAGGCGCAGCCGATGTTCTTCACGGCCACCGCCCCGCTCGCCGGGGACGGGACGATCAACCTCTCGCCCAAGGGCCTCACGGGCTCGTTCGTCGTACTCGACGAACTGACCGTGGCCTACCTCGACTTCGCCGGAAGCAACGCCGAGACCATCGCGCACCTTCGTGAGAACGGCCGCATCACGCTGATGTGGTGCGCGTTCCAGGGGCCGCCGAACATCGTGCGGGTGCACGGCCGCGGCGAGCCCGTGTTCCGCGACGACCCGCGCTTCGACGCTCTCCTCGCGCGGTTCCCGGACATCGACCCCGAGCCGCACGGGCTGCGCGCGATCATCGTCGTCGGCGCGGAACTCATCCGGGACACCTGCGGCTACGCCGTCCCGTTCATGGCGTACGAGGAGGACCGCGACCTGCACGCCAAGCGCTTCGCGCGGGAGGACGACGCCTCGCTGAGCGCCTACTTCGCGAAGAAGGAGTACATCGCGACGAGCATGGACGGCCTGCCGGGGCTGCCGTTGCCGCTGCCGCCCCGTAGCGTCTGA
- a CDS encoding diacylglycerol kinase family protein has protein sequence MTGRVVLLVNPASAKGSSAAIADRAAELLRAAGHQTHLISGTDAQDSLAQAHKEVAAGAKVLAAVGGDGTVHLGTQAVAGTGVPLAVIPAGTGNDFARMLGIPRGDTAAAARLITDGVPRTLDLARCGDTWYATVLTSGFDAAVSHRVNTLRWPRGRARYQLAIGIEAFRLRPVPFRIRVDGETVEEEATLVAVGNTAYYGSGLKICPGAVPDDGLLDVTLVRAAGRLKLARLLPRMRQGTHVSDPLVRTFRGREVEIGAPGAFAYADGEFIDDLPLTVTCVPGAVSVLVPAEG, from the coding sequence ATGACGGGCCGGGTCGTACTCCTGGTCAACCCGGCGTCCGCGAAAGGGAGTTCGGCGGCGATCGCGGACCGGGCGGCGGAGCTGCTGCGGGCCGCGGGCCACCAGACGCACCTGATCTCGGGCACCGACGCCCAGGACTCGCTGGCCCAGGCCCACAAGGAGGTCGCCGCGGGCGCGAAGGTGCTCGCGGCGGTCGGCGGGGACGGCACCGTGCATCTGGGCACCCAGGCGGTGGCGGGCACCGGTGTGCCGCTCGCGGTGATCCCGGCGGGCACCGGCAACGACTTCGCCCGGATGCTGGGCATCCCGCGCGGCGACACGGCGGCCGCCGCCCGGCTGATCACCGACGGCGTCCCGCGCACGCTCGACCTGGCCCGGTGCGGCGACACCTGGTACGCCACCGTGCTCACCTCCGGCTTCGACGCCGCCGTGAGCCATCGCGTCAACACCCTGCGCTGGCCGCGCGGCCGGGCCCGCTATCAACTCGCCATCGGCATCGAGGCGTTCAGGCTGCGCCCGGTGCCCTTCCGGATCCGGGTGGACGGCGAGACGGTCGAGGAGGAGGCGACCCTGGTCGCGGTCGGCAACACCGCGTACTACGGGAGCGGTCTGAAGATCTGTCCGGGCGCCGTACCGGACGACGGTCTGCTCGACGTCACGCTGGTGCGCGCGGCCGGACGCCTCAAGTTGGCCCGGCTGCTCCCCCGCATGCGGCAGGGCACCCATGTGTCCGACCCGCTGGTGCGCACCTTCAGGGGCCGCGAGGTGGAGATCGGCGCCCCGGGCGCCTTCGCCTACGCGGACGGGGAGTTCATCGACGACCTGCCGCTCACGGTGACCTGCGTGCCGGGTGCCGTGAGCGTCCTGGTCCCCGCCGAGGGCTGA
- a CDS encoding glycerol-3-phosphate dehydrogenase/oxidase, translating into MTDLRAHRSASLDAARRARSLELLGTGPTVDVLVVGGGVTGTGIALDAASRGLSVVLAERHDLAFGTSRFSSKLVHGGLRYLASGELGVAYESARERGILMGRTAPHLVRAMPMVLPLHRSVTRLQARVTRAGFLAGDALRLSARVGAGTLPASRRIPAALTLALAPALDPTGLRGGQLSYDGQLVDDARLVTALARTAASRGAHILTRCGALELDGDSALLRDELTGTELTVRARCVINATGVWADRLVPGVSLRPSRGTHLVLPAERLGNPRAAVTVPVPGETNRFVFALPQPDGRVYAGLTDEPLDGPVPEVPEAPEEDVEFLLATLSRVLTVPLSRADVIGTFAGLRPLLDSGTGRSADLSRRHAVLTAPNGVITAVGGKLTTYRAMAEDAVDAATARAGLHTGPCRTRDLPLVGAGPVPRDAGLPARFVARYGSEAAAVLAEAEGDPALLEPVAAGVTGAELRFAVRHEGALDEGDLLDRRTRIGLVPADREKALAAAREALASSRTALAAD; encoded by the coding sequence ATGACCGACCTTCGCGCCCACCGCTCCGCCTCCCTCGACGCCGCGCGCCGCGCCCGCTCCCTGGAACTGCTCGGCACCGGCCCGACCGTGGACGTACTGGTCGTCGGCGGCGGCGTCACCGGTACCGGCATAGCCCTGGACGCCGCCTCGCGCGGACTGAGCGTCGTCCTCGCCGAACGCCACGACCTGGCCTTCGGCACCAGCCGTTTCAGCTCCAAGCTGGTGCACGGCGGACTGCGCTACCTCGCCTCGGGCGAGCTCGGCGTCGCCTACGAGAGCGCCCGCGAGCGCGGCATCCTGATGGGCCGCACCGCCCCGCACCTGGTCCGCGCCATGCCGATGGTGCTGCCCCTGCACCGCTCGGTCACCCGCCTCCAGGCCCGGGTGACCCGTGCCGGATTTCTCGCCGGGGACGCCCTGCGCCTGAGCGCCCGGGTCGGCGCCGGCACGCTGCCCGCCTCGCGCCGCATCCCGGCCGCGCTCACCCTGGCCCTCGCCCCCGCACTCGACCCCACGGGACTGCGCGGCGGCCAGCTCTCCTACGACGGCCAGCTCGTCGACGACGCCCGGCTCGTCACCGCGCTCGCGCGCACCGCGGCTTCTCGGGGCGCGCACATCCTGACCCGCTGCGGCGCGCTCGAACTCGACGGTGACAGCGCCCTGTTGCGCGACGAACTCACCGGTACGGAACTGACGGTCAGGGCCCGCTGCGTCATCAACGCCACCGGGGTGTGGGCGGACCGCCTGGTGCCCGGCGTGAGCCTGCGCCCCAGCCGCGGTACCCATCTCGTGCTCCCGGCCGAACGGCTCGGCAACCCGCGGGCGGCCGTCACCGTGCCGGTGCCCGGCGAGACCAACCGTTTCGTGTTCGCGCTGCCCCAGCCCGACGGCCGGGTCTACGCGGGCCTGACGGACGAGCCCCTGGACGGACCCGTACCCGAGGTGCCCGAGGCGCCGGAGGAGGACGTCGAGTTCCTGCTCGCCACCCTCTCGCGGGTGCTCACCGTGCCGCTGAGCCGTGCCGACGTCATCGGCACCTTCGCCGGACTGCGCCCGCTGCTCGACTCCGGTACCGGCCGCAGCGCCGACCTGTCCCGCCGCCATGCCGTACTGACCGCTCCGAACGGCGTGATCACCGCGGTCGGCGGCAAGCTGACCACCTACCGGGCGATGGCAGAGGACGCGGTGGACGCGGCGACCGCCCGGGCCGGACTGCACACCGGACCCTGCCGCACCCGGGACCTGCCCCTGGTCGGAGCCGGTCCGGTACCCCGCGACGCCGGGCTCCCGGCCCGCTTCGTCGCCCGCTACGGCAGCGAGGCCGCCGCGGTGCTCGCCGAGGCCGAGGGCGACCCGGCGCTCCTGGAACCGGTCGCCGCCGGGGTCACGGGCGCCGAACTGCGGTTCGCCGTACGCCACGAAGGCGCCCTCGACGAGGGGGACCTGCTCGACCGGCGCACCCGTATCGGGCTCGTCCCGGCGGACCGCGAAAAGGCACTGGCCGCGGCCAGGGAGGCGCTGGCCTCGTCGCGGACGGCCCTGGCCGCCGACTGA
- a CDS encoding L,D-transpeptidase yields the protein MRKPPGRVRAALLVLAAAVPLVAAAPSRPAEPPRHAEPLPDRMADTGGGSQLITAVAGHTRATHGVLTWWERQRGSWRAVGSAPARFGANGLVEGVRRRQGTSTTPAGLYPLPFAFGIRPAPVGTRLPHRRVRPDSWWCEDPRSAAYNRMTRPLPADCRASESERLADYDPQYAYALVVGFNYERPVRGRGAGIFVHVNGRGATAGCVSVPRETMVRLLRWARPERRPHLAVGTRSGPTAVTRY from the coding sequence ATGCGCAAGCCCCCGGGCCGCGTCCGCGCCGCCCTGCTCGTCCTCGCCGCCGCCGTCCCCCTGGTGGCCGCCGCACCGTCCCGTCCCGCCGAGCCGCCCCGGCACGCCGAGCCGCTGCCGGACCGGATGGCCGACACCGGTGGCGGCAGCCAGCTCATCACGGCGGTGGCCGGGCACACCCGGGCCACCCACGGCGTGCTGACCTGGTGGGAGCGGCAGCGCGGCAGCTGGCGCGCGGTGGGCTCGGCGCCCGCGCGGTTCGGCGCGAACGGGCTGGTCGAGGGCGTCCGGCGCCGCCAGGGGACGAGCACCACACCGGCCGGGCTGTATCCGCTGCCGTTCGCCTTCGGCATCCGGCCCGCGCCGGTCGGCACCCGGCTCCCCCACCGGCGGGTGCGGCCGGACTCCTGGTGGTGCGAGGATCCCCGCTCGGCGGCGTACAACCGGATGACCCGGCCACTGCCCGCCGACTGCCGGGCGAGCGAGTCGGAGCGCCTGGCGGACTACGACCCGCAGTACGCGTACGCCCTCGTGGTCGGCTTCAACTACGAGCGGCCGGTGCGCGGCCGCGGCGCGGGGATCTTCGTGCACGTCAACGGCCGCGGGGCGACGGCAGGTTGTGTCTCCGTACCGCGCGAGACGATGGTGCGTCTGCTGCGGTGGGCCCGGCCGGAGCGCCGCCCGCATCTCGCCGTCGGCACCCGGTCCGGGCCCACCGCCGTCACCCGCTACTGA
- a CDS encoding DUF488 domain-containing protein, producing MADSADAAGTLHLGRIYDPVESGQGARILVDRLWPRGVSKEKAELDLWLRDVAPSGDLRTWYGHREARYEEFAERYRAELAEGPGAEALDRLAGYLEEGPVLLLTATKELDGSHLTVLAELLTGG from the coding sequence ATGGCAGACAGCGCGGACGCAGCCGGGACGCTGCACCTGGGACGCATCTACGACCCCGTGGAATCCGGGCAGGGCGCCCGCATTCTCGTCGACCGGCTCTGGCCCCGCGGCGTCTCCAAGGAGAAGGCCGAGCTCGACCTCTGGCTGCGCGACGTGGCGCCGTCCGGCGACCTGCGTACCTGGTACGGCCACCGGGAGGCGCGCTACGAGGAGTTCGCCGAGCGCTACCGGGCCGAGCTGGCCGAAGGACCGGGAGCAGAGGCCCTGGACCGGCTCGCCGGGTACCTGGAGGAAGGGCCCGTACTCCTGCTCACCGCGACGAAGGAACTGGACGGGAGCCATCTGACCGTGCTCGCGGAGCTGCTCACCGGGGGCTGA